ATTGCAGCAACGTTCACCAATTTTGGCGCGCATTTCTGGGGTAATACCAGGTGCTGGAGCTTCTTCCACGACCTTCTGGTGACGACGCTGCATCGAACAGTCACGCTCACCTAAGTGAATCGCATTGCCTTGGCCATCAGCGATCACCTGAATTTCAACGTGACGTGGGTTTTCAAGGAATTTCTCCATGTAAACCATGTCATTATTGAATGCTTGACGTGCTTCAGTTTTGGTTAGTTGAATGGCATCAAGTAGTTCAGACTCTTCGCGAACTACACGCATACCACGGCCACCACCACCACCAGAGGCTTTGATGATCACTGGGTAACCAATGCGCTTACCATGAGCAAGGTTAGCTTCATTATCGTCAGTTAACGGGCCATCTGAGCCTGGTACACATGGTACGCCAGCTGCTTTCATGGCGCGAATGGCTGCCACTTTATCACCCATGATGCGAATGCTTTCTGCTTTCGGGCCAATAAAGGTAAAGCCAGATTGTTCAACCTGCTCGGCAAAATCAGCGTTTTCCGCTAAGAAACCGTAGCCGGGGTGAATGGCGACAGCATTAGTCACTTCCGCGGCAGTAATAATGCTTGGAATATCTAAGTAGCTTTCGGTTGCAGGTGGTTTACCAATACAAATGGTTTCATCAGCGAGTAGAACGTGTTTTAAATTACGATCTGCTGTTGAATGCACCGCTACCGTTTTAATGCCGAGCTCTTTACACGCGCGCAATATACGCAGTGCAATTTCTCCTCGGTTGGCGATAACAACTTTTTCTAACATGAAATTACCCTTAATGGTTGGGCTTATTCAATGATGAATAGCGGTTGGTCAAATTCAATAGCGTCTTCGTTCTGCGCTAAGATCTCTTTAATGACACCAGACTTATCTGCTTCAATTTGGTTCATCATTTTCATTGCTTCAACAATACATAGCGTATCGCCAGCGTTAACATGTTGGCCTACTTCAACAAATGACGCTGCATCTGGTGATGGAGACGCATAGAAAGTACCTACCATAGGTGAGCGTACAATGTGACCAGAAAGTGCCGCCGGTGCACTTGCAGCTTCTGCAGGCGCCGTGGCTGGTGCTACTGGCGCAGGCGCTGCCATTGGCGCAGCTTGCATAACTGGGGCTGCTACCATAGTGCCGCCTTTGTTGATGCGAATAGATTCTTCGCCTTCAGAAATTTCAATTTCGTTAATACCTGATTCTTCAACGAGTTCGATCAGTTTTTTGATTTTTCTAATATCCATGTTTACACCTTGTTGTCGCGTGTGGATTCTTGTGTATCGCCAGTGCCCAAGTAGTTAATTTGGTGCTGACTTAAGTAATTGTTTATTCGCGCTTTCAAGCGCATAAAAATATCCCTGGCTACCCAATCCACATATCACACCAAAGGCAATATCGGAAAAGTACGAGTGGTGTCTAAATACTTCACGCTGATGGACATTTGACAGGTGTACCTCAATAAAAGGAATACTCACTGATAAAAGCGCATCGCGCAGCGCAACACTGGTATGGGTATAAGCTGCAGGGTTAATAATGATGAAATCAATTTTTTCGAATGACTGATGAATTCTATCAATCAAGTCACCTTCAGCATTTGATTGAAAGTGCGTAAGGTTAATGTCTTTTTGTTCGGCTGCTTGGGTTAAACTTGCCATAATTTCTGCTAGCGTTTCACGGCCGTACACATCGGGTTCACGCTTACCTAGCATATTCAAATTAGGGCCGTTCAGTACCAAAACATTAAATTTTGCAGTCATCTTTCTTAAATTTGTCGTAATTTGTTGCTATGTGTTGATATTGTCACAAAGTATTTAAGATGAAAACAGGGTTGAACAAAAAATCACCTTAAAAATTAATTTTCGTCACATTATAGTGATTTCGCCGAATATAGCAGCAAAATACTGGTCTAATCACTGAAGTATACAAAATGCTTTGCGCGGTCGAGTAAATTAACTACAATTAGCTTAATTGCTCGCTTTTAATTGTTTGATTATCAACCAATTGTGGGGCAGTACGTGTAGCGTTTTTGCTATCCCGTTAAAATAGTGAAGTACACAAGGACGTTGTTATTAACAAGTTAATTATCCTCGTTGTTTTCCTCGCTTTATTTTCTGCATCCTCGTTAGCAGCAGACGTTTCAGCTGTGGTGAATCAATCAGTTGAGCACACTAAGCTGTCTAAGCTTGAGCTTAGAAGGATTTTTTCAAAGCGCATCACTCGTTGGCCTGATGGTCAGCCGATCGTGGTATTTGTGCTCGCCAGCAATAATCCAGTCCACCAGCGATTCTCAAAAGAAATATTAAAGATATTTCCTTATCAGCTAGACAGAATTTGGAACAAGATGATTTTTTCCGGCGTTGGGAGTGCGCCAATTGTAGTGAAAGATCTCGAAACCTTACTCGCTGAGGTAAGAAATACACCAGGCGCCATTGGCTATGGCGAAAACATTGCAGAACAAGGAGGCTTGCATGTTATTGAAATTATTCGTTAAAGTCCAAAAAATATTTGTGCTAAGCCTAGCCTTCGTAACTGCAACAAGTTGGGCTGATGAACAACAAAATGTTCAATTTCATGGGTTTATCGCTCAAGGCATCGCAAAATCGCAGGGCAGTGATTTTGTTAATGATGATGAAGATGTGTCAGCAGAATTAACCGAAATTGGTTTCAATATTTCCTATCAAATAAATGAGCAACTCAGATTTGCAGGTCAAGCTGTTTACTTGAACGCGGGCAACCGACTAGCAGAAGGTGGCAGAATTGATTATGCCCTCTTTGATTGGTCAGTATTTCAGACGCCAGAAAGCCAATTAAACCTTTATTTAGGGCGCTATAAAAATTATCACTGGCTCTATTCAAGTACGCGCGATGTACCTATGACCAGACCGAGCATTGTGTTGCCACAGGCCATTTACTTTGATGGTTTTCGCGATATTGCTGTAGGTGGCGACGGCGTAGCACTTTCTTATAAGCAAAATCATGCAACTTGGGGCGATTTTGATTTTAACCTCAGTTATGGCACGTCAAGTATCTCGGATAAACAGACTGAAATTATTCTAAGTGAGCTGGCAACGGGGCGAATGAATCATGACCTTGATTACCAAGGTAGTATTTTCTGGCAGCCTCAAAATAGTCAATGGCGCTTTGGCATCGCAGCACTCGACAGCGAGTTTACTTACGCTCAAGGTCAAAGCGATAGCTTCCGAGATGCGACCATTATTTTTCAGCGATATTTGCTCAATGGCAGGTATGAAGGTGAATTATGGGAATTTAGCGGAGAAATCATTCAAGAGCGGTTTTTACTGGAAGGATTCTATAGTGATAACTTTCGACAAGATAATTTCGGACAAGGATTCTTTATTCAATCTCGCTACTTACTCAATGAAAATACGCGTTTACTAGCGAGGCTAGAGCGCTTTTATGCTAATAAAGATGATCGAAGAGGAAATCAGCTATCAGCGAATACGGGTGGGCAAATACCTCATTATTTTGGCTATCAGCACGATACTGTCGTGGGGCTGTCGATACGCCTAGCTGAACACCTAGAGTTGCAATTAGAACACCACTGGTTTGAGGGAACGGCTCGGTTAACCCCTGTTGTTGTGCCTAATACCGCGATAAACAACGACAAACACTGGCAACTTTGGTCTGCTCAACTTATGTATTGGTTCT
This Thalassotalea euphylliae DNA region includes the following protein-coding sequences:
- the accC gene encoding acetyl-CoA carboxylase biotin carboxylase subunit, which produces MLEKVVIANRGEIALRILRACKELGIKTVAVHSTADRNLKHVLLADETICIGKPPATESYLDIPSIITAAEVTNAVAIHPGYGFLAENADFAEQVEQSGFTFIGPKAESIRIMGDKVAAIRAMKAAGVPCVPGSDGPLTDDNEANLAHGKRIGYPVIIKASGGGGGRGMRVVREESELLDAIQLTKTEARQAFNNDMVYMEKFLENPRHVEIQVIADGQGNAIHLGERDCSMQRRHQKVVEEAPAPGITPEMRAKIGERCCNACIEIDYRGAGTFEFLYENGEFYFIEMNTRIQVEHPVTEMITGVDLIKEQLRVAAGQPLSYTQDDIKIAGHAIECRINAEDPRTFIPSPGKITRFHPPGGLGVRWDSHIYADYSVPPHYDSMVGKLITYGDNRAVAIARMRNALNELVVDGIKTNIALHQDILSDEGFVNGGANIHYLEKKLAEQE
- the accB gene encoding acetyl-CoA carboxylase biotin carboxyl carrier protein, with translation MDIRKIKKLIELVEESGINEIEISEGEESIRINKGGTMVAAPVMQAAPMAAPAPVAPATAPAEAASAPAALSGHIVRSPMVGTFYASPSPDAASFVEVGQHVNAGDTLCIVEAMKMMNQIEADKSGVIKEILAQNEDAIEFDQPLFIIE
- the aroQ gene encoding type II 3-dehydroquinate dehydratase, translating into MTAKFNVLVLNGPNLNMLGKREPDVYGRETLAEIMASLTQAAEQKDINLTHFQSNAEGDLIDRIHQSFEKIDFIIINPAAYTHTSVALRDALLSVSIPFIEVHLSNVHQREVFRHHSYFSDIAFGVICGLGSQGYFYALESANKQLLKSAPN